CGAAAATATTAAATGCATTTCCATAAACACGATCACTATGCAATGGGAGTATATTATCTTGGGCTGATAGCTCAAGATAAGAAAATTCATCTCTAAAAGGTAATCTATACTCTTTATAGACACCTACGATACCATCTTTGTCAAATGATATAGAATATGAATTTATCGGATAGATAAAGCTAATTTTAACCAATCCATGCTGAACATTTGTATCAGTGTAGGAAATCTCGTCAAAAGTAGACAGATCAACCAAATTTTTATAAAGCTTCCTTTGTTGATCAATCGTAACCTCAATACTATAGTGGTCAGTCTCCTTTATTAATAAAACGCATGTTTTTTCATTATTCAGTATGACGTTAAATTCCGAGCCTTTCTCACCACAGCCACTATCAGCGTATGAGAATGAGCTCAATATGAATAAAATCACTACGATTTTTAGATATTTCACCATTGCACCTTTAGAGCATTGTAAGCTCTCTCAATTTTTCCATCATATCCTACTTGGTTAGCTCCGTTATATTTAATGGCAATAGTTAACCAATCTTTTTCTTTCATAGGTTTAACAAGATTTTTTTCCTTTGTCAGGAAAACCTTGTAATACTGAAGATGTTGAAATGCACAGTAATTCTGTGCATCCACAAGCTCTTGAGTTGACTCATAAAGATGATGATAATACTCGCCCATAACTTGAAACTTACCCCAAGAACATGACATATTTGCTGATTTTTCATCCAGCTGTCTTGCTCGAATTAATCTTTCGTACTGTATTTGCTCTGATCCATACTGATAACCTCGTACATACCCATGAACTATTGTGGGTTCATTTATTTCAAGCTCATTAATGGTTTCTTCTTTCATCCCACTTTTACGCAAAAATCTTTTCATATAGTGTCGCTCATACAAAATTTTCGCGTGCTGCTGACCTTTAACGTACTCAGCAAAGGGAGTTTTATCGCCAGTTTCTGCAACAGCTATAGCACGCAGTACCTCGCGCTCAATACCTAACTCAGATGCAAGAGTCTCAAAATCATTTTTTGTAACATCCTTGCGTCCCTCGAAACAGGGGCTGTCTACAATTCCCTGTTCATGGCAATAACATCTTCTTGATCTCCCCAACCACTTCACCAATTCAAACGGCTCAAAATGCCAGAGCCCTTTTTCTGCCTTTATTTCCGGTACCTGACTGAGAAACTCCAGCTTTTCAATACGCTCCACTTCCGTTTTGAATAAGGCCTTGACGCCATCGCTCCAGCCACCGCGCTCTTCGCCGTGCTGACGGCGCTTTTCTACCCATTCTTTGATGGCCTCAATAGTAGGCTGATGCCATTCACTGGGGTGACGGGGAACGATGCGGTTAATCACATCGCGCAGAGAACGGTTTTGAAAGGCCAGCTGCAGCTCAGACAAACTCACTTCACCATCGTGATCGGTGTCGATGGCTTTAAACAATTGCTGAAAAAAGGGCGCCACCACATCGGAATCACTATTGGCATCCTGCTTGTAGAAACCATCCGCGCTGTTATTACTCTCGATCAGGGTTTGATAGCCCAGCTTACGCAGTTCGTACTGGTTGATGACTTCCCCTGCATCGGCGCTGATATATTTGCCCGGTTCGGCGGAGGGATACCACACTTTGCCCTGATCGTCGGTGACCGAGGCACCACTGCTCATCTCGATCAGCATGGGCACACTGGACCCTGCCACTGACTGCTCAAAGCTCACGGGCTGGTGGGTATCGAGCATTTTGGGTTGGCTGCCGCTGCTGCCAGGATCCTTGATGGCCAGATAAATGGGCCGCTGCGGGTCGTCGAGAAGCTTCAGATACTGCTTGCCGACATTGACCTGAGCCGCATTGTCGAGCAAGGCATTGATGGCACTGTCATCGGCGTCGCTGAACAGCTCAAGGTGACTCCAGTAGACGCTGTTAATCTGTTGCCCCGTAGCCGTGGCGGTCTGCACATCGTAGCGACTGAGATAACCCACCGGATCACCCGCTTTGATCGGGATGGGCGGCGAGCAGTGATGCACCTGCGATTCCGCCCCCGGATTGGCATGATCAGGAGGGGCAATGCCCTGATCTTCCACGCTGTTATGAATCTCACCGGGCAGCAACTCCATCCAGAAGCTTTGCCCCTGGGTAGAGCGCCGCCCGTTAAAGCCGGCGAAGGCGTTTTCGTCCAGTACGGTACAGCGAATCAGGTCGCCACGATTGGGGTGAGCACAGCGGCTGGCCGGTTGATAGCGGACGCGTGTGCCTTCCTTAAGCCAGTCCACCGGTGCCTTGGCATCATCAAAGATATTGCGAGTCCCCTTGGTAATACCCTCCCGTTGCTCCACCCAGTACAGCGGCATTGGCTGCGTCGGCTGGGCGACATCCTTGACATGACTCAGCGCTACATAGCCGGTTTGCGGATCGTCATGCCAGCTTTGATCAGCGCTTTGAATGAGTGGTGTCACCCTGACAAAGTCCTGTGCGCCGCTTTTACCTGAAATGATGGCGGACTGGCTGCCACTGGTTCGCCGTACCCGACTGCCTGCAGGCAGGGTTTTGATCGGCATACTGGCCAGAATCAACGGATCACCGCTGCCATCCTGTAAGGCACGCAGGCGGACATTACCAGTCACTTCCATGATGGCCCCTTGCAGCCGGTGTTGCTGTTCCCAGGCTTTATAGTCCTCATAGGGTGCCAGATGCATATAGAGGCTGTAGAAGCGCAGACGATTCTGTTCCCCTTGCGGTTCGGCGGCAGGACTGGCAGGGGCGTTCTGCTGTTCTATCAGATCATCCTCGTGCAGTACGGGAGGAGGTGCAGGCAAAGGCTCCGCACGCAGGTTTTGCTCAATGATATTGAGCGTGTCGCCCACCTGAGCCACCCGACCCTGCGCATTCGCCGGAGCTGCCGCGGCGGTCACCCTGACGGGCAGATAGGTATAACTCTTGCCATTGCGCGTTGCCTTGACCGGCACCTGCGCAATCAGATCCACTACGGAATCCTTGCCCACCTTGATGACGTCATCGCCAGCAGGATCAATGCGGCCGTTGCTGTCCGCTGTCACTACATGGCGGGTCGCCAGCAGGTAGCGGGCCGGCGCATACACGTCGTCACCGATGACCACGGTGCTGCCAGCAGGAGTACTTTCCACTCTGACCTGATAGTAGTCCATGCCGTTGCCGCCTTGCCGGGGCACACCATCAATCACACTGACGCGGCTATTACGGGGCAACTTCCCCTTGTTGCTGGCCTGATCAAATACACTGCTTTCCAGACTGCGGCGAATGGTCAGTGGATCACTCTGGGTGTTGACCAGATAGCTTTCACCGCTTTTTACGGCAATAACGGCAGGCGCTGCGGGTGGGCTGGCCTTGGTCGCGGGCGCCTGCTCTGGATCTTTGCGTTTCGGGCTGAGGTAATCATGGCGTACCAGACAGAAGTCCAGCGAGGTACAAAGCTGGCCTGACTCCGTGGTGCCAGCGTCATTTAGCAGGGGCTGGCGAAAATACTGTTCATTGACGCGATAGGCGATCACTTCGCCATCAGCAATACAGCGCAATGGCATTTGATCTTTATGCTGAGGGAAACTGCGGCTGTTGAGATGAATGCCGCCGTGCCAGAAATTGTTCAGTCCAAACAGATAGAACCCTGCCGGATCAGTGGCGCGTTTGCGCTGAGCTTCATCGACGGTTTTAAAGTCCTTCCCGTCATCCTGCACCACCGGCAATTTGAACTGAGTAGGCTTGGGCTCGGGTTGAGCCTGTGCTTGTGCGCTGCCTGAGTTGTCAGGCGATGTTGCTGTAGTCATCACTGAACATCCTGTTCGTGTTTACACTGTCAATAGCTGAATCCATAGCTATCTTCCGAATTTTGTCCCAGTCGACGGCTGAACGTGTTTTTCTCCTCCGGCTCGTCATGATCGACGTAGCTACCATCCCGACTGTAGCTTTTATTGCCAATCAGGACCGTGCCGTTCCCTGCCACGATCTGGCCGCCATGTGCGGTTGCATCCCCCATGCGTGCAGCTGGCAAGCCATTAATAAAGACGGTGGCTGAGCCTTCGACGATAGTGTCAGGTGGGCCGTTGCATACCAGCTTGTCGCCCAACCTTGCTGCTGGCAGCCCGCCAATCAGGACATTGGCTGAGCCAGCCGCGACTGGGCCGCCGACATGAGGCGTATCGCCACAGTACGCTGGGCATGTATGAAAGTGGGATACCGTAGCTGCCGGTTTACCCATGATAAAACCTCCGTTGTCCGATACTGTCATTCCCTTTGGCCGTGTGCCAAAGCACACCACCACACCAGCCTTGCTCGGCAAGATCAATCTGAAGTACTGACGCCCCGCCTGACATCTCACACAGCGGGAGCTGTTGCGCTATCAGCCATCCTTTTAGCAAAGGCGCCAGACTGCCAAGCCGTCCCCACGGCAACAGGGGAATCTGCATTTGTACATTCGCTTCGCCTGTATCGAGAGCACGCCACAGGCTGCCGAACTGGCGTACGGATATAAGCCCTTCAAGGGGGTCGCTAACGAGCACATTAATCTGGCCAGACTCGTGTTTACGCAATGCCTCAGCCAGACAGGCCAGGCCTGCATCAGGGTGAAAGTGCCGACGCTGTTGCGAAACGCCATGCCAGGTGCAGCGCAAGCCACACTCCTGACTCAGGCTCGCGCGTATCAGCAGATAGCCTTCTGTGCATACCTGCCCCGCCTCGGTCGGCAGAGGAGAATCCAACGCTAATAGCCAGACATGAGAATAGTGCTGCAACAGCCATTGTAGCCGTGCAAGGCACAATGCTAACGAGGCGGCCCCAGCAAAGTAGGGATAAATCTGTTCACCTTGCCTGAGCGCAATACGGCCACTACACCCTAGCCAATGCTCAGCAAAAGCCTGATGCCCGGCCAGCAGCGCAGGCATCAGCATCAATACCGGCTGCCCGTCCAGCGCCGCCAGAACATGGTGATCCACTACAGCAAGCAAGGACTCGATCCGCTTATGCGGACTAATCTCTGCGGGCAAAGCCGCACAGGGAAGCAATCGATAGGCGCTCCCTTGCCAGGATGCAGGCAGTGGTGCTGTCTGAGGCGCTTGCAGAAAAAATGCCGGATGACTGGCACCGCCGACAGACATAGCTTCGACCGTCATCTGTAGTGCTGGTCTCATCACAGCCCACCACCTAACGCTGTCGGACTAAGCCATTTATCTGATATGCCCTGCCTGTTCCAGAAATCAGCCAGTGCCTGGCGATGCCCCTGATACCCACTGTGCCAGAGTGAATCCACATCCCTACTGGTCAGATCCATACCATTGAGCAGCCCTTCTGCCAGCTCAGATTGATGAGCTGTAAACCAGGCGGACAAAGGCTCTTTCAGCTGACGTGCAGAAGTGTCGTGCTCTTCTCCTTCACCGAACAATGCAGCAAAGAGGCTCGCTGGCAACGCAGCCCCGGCGATAAGCCAAATCTGACGGCGTGCAGTTCCGACTGTATCTCCTGCAATCTGCCTGATTGCATCGCGCAGCTGATACTTGTTCAGTGGCTGCACCCCGAACCAGGGCAATGCAGACGATTCAGGCTGTAATGCCCAGTGCTCTATAGCCGCACTGCCACCCCAGCGATATAAGAGCTGTGGGGACAGCCTTTGCGCTCGCTGTAAACGCAGTAATCTCTCTTCACCCAATGGCAACGGACTACCTTGCTCCAGCTGCTGCTCCACCACCAGCATGTCTTCAACGAGCTGATCGTCATCATAAAGCGCGACGATGTCATCCAGAGTGTCGGTATTTTTTAGTCCGGGGCACGCATGGCACATTTGCAGCCACAGCGTTGCAAAAGACCAGGACGACAATGCCAGCTGATCAGGCTGCATCCCCCACAGGGCGTATAGCCTGACGAGCCAGCGATTGAAATGACCCGTTTTGAATCCCGCTCGGTAGGCATGGCAGCTCTTAACTATCTGTGCGGGAGGTATGCTATAAGTGCGCAGCCATAGCTGAGTCAGATACAGCAGATTATTCAGGCTCAAACGATGGCTAAGCGTTGCCAGATGCTCCAGCGCTGAGATGTCTGCAGACAGTAAAAGTTGCAGCTCCGGCTCTGCTTCCAGCAACACAGACGGCTTGATGAACTGACAGCTGGTTTTCAGCAACGTGAGAATCCTGCTGTCTATAGTCTGCAACTGCGATAAATGCAAAAAGGGATTCGCAGAGCAACGTAAACGCTGTTCTATCCCTTCCTGCAGAAAACCAAGCATTGGCTCCCCATCCATGGGATTACGCTCCGTGTAGCAGTGATGAGCTTCAACTATTCAGATGAACTTCAACTATTCAATTGAATACTGGAGGCTTTCTTGACGATGGTGGTGCCCTTCTCAGACAAATTGTTCCCTTCGATATTGATGGTGCCGTCACTCTTCAGGGTGATCTTGGCACTGCCTACCTCCAGCCGGATCTCACTGCCTGCCTTCAGGGTAAGTACCTTGCCTACCTCGAGCGTATCGTTGTTCTTGATGGTGCTTTGCCTGTCTTTGCCGACCTCCAGCAGCATGTTGTTTTTCACCAATCCCTGCTGATCGCGCTCAGCCTGAGTGAAAAACAGTTCCTGTCCTTTCAGGTCCTCAAACATCAGGGCATTGTAGTTGTCTTGTCCCCCTTCTTTGCTGGAGCGTGAAATAAAGCCGCTCTGCGTTTTTCCATCGGGCAGCGCAATAGGATGAACATTTGAGCCGTTATAAACACTGCCGGTGATCAGAGGCTGGTCAGGATCCCCTTCAAGGAACTGCACGATTACCTCATCACCAATACGGGGGAAAAAGAACGCACCTCGTCCGTTGCCAGCCCACATTTGCGACAACCTGACCCAGCAGGAACTTTGCTGCTCCGCATCCCAGTGGAAGCTGACATGAATACGACCGTACTGGTCAATATGGATTTCCTCACCGTCCTTGCTGTTGGCTTCCGCCACTACGCGGGCAGTCTGCACACCGTGAATCAGCGGTTTCTGTGCAGCGCGCATGGGTCGGAAGGCGATCTCACTGGGCAGCACCGTCAGGGCATTGCTGTAGCTATCCCCTTCCTGCCCCTGCTCGCCGATATTGTTTGCAGAGGACGCCTCGATATGAATAGTGGAAATCACATAGGACTTCCCTACCTCGCTGTCATCTTCGTGGCGGTTGAAACGGAATATCCCTCCGGGAAAGAAAGAGCGGCAGTTGGACTCCGCTCTGCCATGCATTTGCTGTAGCTGCTGCGCTTCCAGTTGTGTCTGTGCGGTCGTGGCGGTACGGCTGATATTCTCGGCCTCCGCAATATACTCATAAACCTCAGTAACACCCTGCTGCTCGGCCAGCTCAGCGTTTTGCG
This genomic interval from Pokkaliibacter sp. MBI-7 contains the following:
- a CDS encoding PAAR domain-containing protein, coding for MGKPAATVSHFHTCPAYCGDTPHVGGPVAAGSANVLIGGLPAARLGDKLVCNGPPDTIVEGSATVFINGLPAARMGDATAHGGQIVAGNGTVLIGNKSYSRDGSYVDHDEPEEKNTFSRRLGQNSEDSYGFSY
- the tssI gene encoding type VI secretion system tip protein TssI/VgrG, with translation MRAIQSDKHITISTPLGTDQLYLEKVVIDEGLSQLSRIVAYAHTNAAAVDPRQLLGQPVTVTIPIYADYGLMDQRYYNGVVLAVASLGSRTPAEAIDEVFRDYQITIVPRAYFLKQRQQSRIFQNLSPLQIVTQVLQEHGVKVDDRTTRSYPNFVYKVQYGESDWDFVYRLLQHEGIFFLIEHNDGEHTFVLADEVSVYTECLESQVAYFTGELAEAHIYTWSGCHQVDSGGVRQRGYNSLAPSAFPQAQPQNAELAEQQGVTEVYEYIAEAENISRTATTAQTQLEAQQLQQMHGRAESNCRSFFPGGIFRFNRHEDDSEVGKSYVISTIHIEASSANNIGEQGQEGDSYSNALTVLPSEIAFRPMRAAQKPLIHGVQTARVVAEANSKDGEEIHIDQYGRIHVSFHWDAEQQSSCWVRLSQMWAGNGRGAFFFPRIGDEVIVQFLEGDPDQPLITGSVYNGSNVHPIALPDGKTQSGFISRSSKEGGQDNYNALMFEDLKGQELFFTQAERDQQGLVKNNMLLEVGKDRQSTIKNNDTLEVGKVLTLKAGSEIRLEVGSAKITLKSDGTINIEGNNLSEKGTTIVKKASSIQLNS
- a CDS encoding N-acetylmuramidase domain-containing protein, translating into MTTATSPDNSGSAQAQAQPEPKPTQFKLPVVQDDGKDFKTVDEAQRKRATDPAGFYLFGLNNFWHGGIHLNSRSFPQHKDQMPLRCIADGEVIAYRVNEQYFRQPLLNDAGTTESGQLCTSLDFCLVRHDYLSPKRKDPEQAPATKASPPAAPAVIAVKSGESYLVNTQSDPLTIRRSLESSVFDQASNKGKLPRNSRVSVIDGVPRQGGNGMDYYQVRVESTPAGSTVVIGDDVYAPARYLLATRHVVTADSNGRIDPAGDDVIKVGKDSVVDLIAQVPVKATRNGKSYTYLPVRVTAAAAPANAQGRVAQVGDTLNIIEQNLRAEPLPAPPPVLHEDDLIEQQNAPASPAAEPQGEQNRLRFYSLYMHLAPYEDYKAWEQQHRLQGAIMEVTGNVRLRALQDGSGDPLILASMPIKTLPAGSRVRRTSGSQSAIISGKSGAQDFVRVTPLIQSADQSWHDDPQTGYVALSHVKDVAQPTQPMPLYWVEQREGITKGTRNIFDDAKAPVDWLKEGTRVRYQPASRCAHPNRGDLIRCTVLDENAFAGFNGRRSTQGQSFWMELLPGEIHNSVEDQGIAPPDHANPGAESQVHHCSPPIPIKAGDPVGYLSRYDVQTATATGQQINSVYWSHLELFSDADDSAINALLDNAAQVNVGKQYLKLLDDPQRPIYLAIKDPGSSGSQPKMLDTHQPVSFEQSVAGSSVPMLIEMSSGASVTDDQGKVWYPSAEPGKYISADAGEVINQYELRKLGYQTLIESNNSADGFYKQDANSDSDVVAPFFQQLFKAIDTDHDGEVSLSELQLAFQNRSLRDVINRIVPRHPSEWHQPTIEAIKEWVEKRRQHGEERGGWSDGVKALFKTEVERIEKLEFLSQVPEIKAEKGLWHFEPFELVKWLGRSRRCYCHEQGIVDSPCFEGRKDVTKNDFETLASELGIEREVLRAIAVAETGDKTPFAEYVKGQQHAKILYERHYMKRFLRKSGMKEETINELEINEPTIVHGYVRGYQYGSEQIQYERLIRARQLDEKSANMSCSWGKFQVMGEYYHHLYESTQELVDAQNYCAFQHLQYYKVFLTKEKNLVKPMKEKDWLTIAIKYNGANQVGYDGKIERAYNALKVQW